The Clostridioides sp. ES-S-0010-02 genome window below encodes:
- a CDS encoding redox-sensing transcriptional repressor Rex, producing the protein MLGNKNISMAVIRRLPKYHRYLGDLLDRDIQRISSKELSDIIGFTASQIRQDLNNFGGFGQQGYGYNVEALHTEIGKILGLDRPYNAVLVGAGNLGQAIANYAGFRKAGFEIKALFDANPRMIGLKIREFEVLDSDTLEEFIKNNDIDIAVLCIPKNGAQEVINRVVKAGIKGVWNFAPLDLEVPKGVIVENVNLTESLFTLSYLMKEGK; encoded by the coding sequence ATGTTGGGAAATAAAAATATATCAATGGCAGTTATAAGAAGGCTCCCAAAATATCATAGATATCTTGGAGACTTATTAGATAGGGATATACAAAGAATATCTTCTAAAGAATTGAGTGATATAATAGGTTTTACTGCTTCTCAAATAAGACAAGATTTGAACAACTTTGGTGGATTTGGACAACAAGGGTATGGTTATAATGTAGAGGCCCTTCATACTGAGATAGGTAAAATACTTGGATTAGACCGACCATATAATGCAGTTCTTGTAGGAGCAGGTAACTTAGGACAAGCTATAGCCAATTATGCAGGATTTAGAAAAGCTGGATTCGAGATAAAAGCTTTATTTGATGCAAATCCTAGAATGATAGGTTTAAAGATAAGAGAATTTGAAGTGTTAGATTCAGACACTTTAGAAGAGTTTATAAAAAACAATGATATAGATATTGCTGTATTATGTATACCTAAAAATGGAGCACAAGAAGTTATTAATAGAGTTGTAAAAGCTGGAATAAAAGGTGTATGGAATTTTGCACCATTAGATTTAGAAGTTCCGAAAGGTGTTATAGTTGAAAATGTAAACCTAACAGAAAGCTTATTTACTTTATCATATTTGATGAAAGAAGGAAAGTAG
- a CDS encoding ABC-F family ATP-binding cassette domain-containing protein: MIVLSCNNLNKSFGIDSILENISFTVNEGDKIGIIGINGTGKTTLFKIISGIYGYDSGDIYTSKDCEIGYLEQNTNFYSDNTILEEVLEVFKDLIDMESYLRELEVKISEESTKTSSPILEKIMDEYSHKLELFSDLNGYGYKSEAKGVLKGLGFSDNDMDKPISILSGGEKTRVLLGKLLLKKPTLLLLDEPTNHLDSEAIEWLEVFLKQYKGTVMLISHDRYFLDQAVNRIFEIHNKRLRVYNGNYSKFVELSKIEKELELKKFEDQQKEIKKQEESIERLKAYGREKHLKRARSKEKALDKVDVLDKPEAYRKKARIQFTPSVQSGNDVLQIRDVSMGYGKRILFKDLNLDIYRGEKVALIGANGIGKSTLFKIITNELQPINGNIKFGTNVHVSYFHQEQKTLNLDNTIIDEIWENNNHLTQTTLRNMLGAFLFVDEEVFKKISTLSGGERARVAILKLILSNANFLLLDEPTNHLDIDSKEVLEEALTNYDGTIFTISHDRYFLNTVVDKILVLDEDGVTEYLGNYDYYIDKKRQVQEMSIVEEKEEKTRTQIKDEKRKEREQRESEKKNRIKRQSIEKEIEKLELKIEELDVLLCQEEVYSNPEKAKEVSQEKISLENELSSLYDEWEEFM; this comes from the coding sequence ATGATTGTTTTGTCATGTAACAACTTAAATAAAAGTTTTGGTATAGATTCTATATTGGAAAATATTAGTTTTACAGTAAATGAAGGCGATAAAATTGGTATAATTGGCATTAATGGTACTGGAAAAACTACTTTATTTAAAATAATATCAGGAATTTATGGCTATGATAGTGGAGATATTTACACTTCTAAAGATTGTGAAATCGGATATTTAGAACAAAATACCAATTTTTATTCGGATAATACCATTTTAGAAGAAGTGTTGGAAGTTTTTAAAGATTTGATAGATATGGAGTCCTATTTAAGAGAATTGGAAGTTAAAATATCTGAGGAAAGCACAAAAACAAGCTCTCCAATTTTAGAAAAAATCATGGATGAATATTCACATAAGTTGGAATTATTTTCAGATTTAAATGGATATGGATATAAGTCTGAAGCTAAGGGAGTTTTAAAAGGATTAGGATTTAGTGACAATGATATGGATAAACCAATAAGTATACTTTCTGGTGGTGAAAAAACTAGGGTTCTTTTAGGAAAATTACTTCTTAAAAAACCAACTTTATTATTACTTGACGAGCCTACTAACCACTTAGATTCTGAAGCAATAGAATGGTTAGAAGTATTTTTAAAACAATACAAAGGTACTGTTATGCTAATATCTCATGATAGATATTTCTTAGACCAAGCTGTAAATAGAATTTTTGAAATTCACAATAAAAGACTTAGAGTATATAATGGTAACTATTCTAAATTTGTTGAACTGTCTAAAATAGAAAAAGAACTAGAACTAAAAAAATTCGAAGACCAACAAAAAGAAATAAAAAAACAAGAAGAATCTATTGAAAGACTAAAAGCGTATGGTCGGGAAAAGCACCTAAAACGTGCAAGAAGCAAAGAAAAAGCATTGGATAAAGTGGATGTTTTAGATAAGCCTGAAGCTTATAGAAAAAAAGCTCGTATACAATTTACTCCATCTGTTCAAAGTGGGAATGATGTCCTTCAAATTAGAGACGTCTCTATGGGATATGGAAAAAGAATACTTTTTAAAGATTTAAACTTAGACATATATAGAGGAGAAAAAGTTGCTCTTATAGGTGCAAATGGCATTGGTAAGTCTACATTATTTAAAATAATAACTAATGAGCTACAACCTATTAATGGTAATATTAAATTTGGAACTAATGTCCATGTTTCTTACTTCCATCAGGAACAAAAAACTCTTAATTTGGATAACACTATAATTGATGAAATTTGGGAAAACAATAATCATCTTACTCAAACCACTTTAAGAAATATGTTAGGAGCATTTTTATTTGTTGATGAAGAAGTTTTCAAGAAAATTTCTACATTAAGTGGTGGAGAAAGAGCTAGAGTGGCTATACTTAAACTTATATTATCAAATGCAAATTTCTTATTGTTAGATGAGCCTACTAACCATCTAGATATTGATTCTAAAGAGGTTCTTGAGGAAGCATTAACTAATTATGATGGTACTATATTTACAATATCACATGATAGATATTTTCTAAATACTGTTGTAGATAAGATTCTTGTTTTAGATGAAGATGGAGTTACTGAATATTTAGGTAACTATGATTATTATATTGATAAGAAAAGACAAGTTCAAGAAATGAGTATTGTTGAAGAGAAAGAAGAAAAAACAAGGACTCAAATAAAAGATGAAAAAAGAAAAGAAAGAGAGCAAAGAGAATCAGAAAAGAAAAATAGAATAAAAAGGCAAAGTATAGAAAAAGAAATTGAAAAACTAGAACTTAAAATTGAAGAATTAGATGTGCTATTGTGTCAAGAAGAAGTATACTCTAATCCTGAGAAAGCTAAAGAAGTCAGTCAAGAAAAAATCAGTTTAGAAAATGAACTTTCCTCTCTATATGATGAGTGGGAAGAGTTTATGTAA
- a CDS encoding MATE family efflux transporter codes for MQALFSLKDENKRFYKILLSLCIPIIIQNLISTSVNVIDTVMISSLGEVSVASVGVANQFFFLFNMSLSGITGGAGVFISQFYGKKDISNIRKVTGLTCILALALSFVFVIPALLTPKPIIHIFSYDSEVVRLCIDYFSIAVFSYPLIAISTVFSTGSRGVRNPKLGMICSAFALVTNVILNYGFIFGNLGLPALGVKGAALATVIARICELILMLTYVYFYKKDYILKFGLKNLKAIDRIFIKSFSSKSFPIFVNDSAWAVGTVLYSVAYSRAGTSAIAASQIATSTGNFFIMTAVCIASGASIMLGNELGADHIKRAIEYAKKFSILVFLAGLILGVILILNIPLLLKMFSVSDSLSSDITKIFFIMGILMALKSFNTLIIIGILRSGGDTKYALFLELGCMWLASLPLTFIAAFKGAPIFILVLLTYSEEVVKFIFGVPRALSKKWAINIVKEID; via the coding sequence TTGCAAGCATTGTTTTCTTTAAAGGATGAAAATAAAAGGTTTTACAAGATACTTCTATCTTTATGTATACCTATTATCATACAAAACTTAATTTCTACATCTGTAAATGTAATAGATACAGTTATGATAAGTAGTTTAGGTGAAGTATCTGTAGCTTCAGTTGGAGTTGCAAACCAATTTTTCTTTCTTTTTAATATGTCTCTGTCTGGTATTACAGGCGGGGCTGGAGTTTTTATTTCACAGTTTTATGGAAAAAAAGATATTAGTAATATAAGAAAGGTTACAGGTCTTACCTGTATATTAGCACTTGCTTTAAGCTTTGTATTTGTTATCCCTGCTCTACTAACACCAAAACCAATAATACACATATTTTCTTATGATTCAGAGGTTGTAAGACTTTGTATAGACTATTTTAGTATCGCAGTATTTAGTTATCCATTGATAGCTATAAGTACAGTGTTTAGTACTGGTTCTAGAGGTGTTAGGAATCCTAAGTTGGGTATGATTTGCAGTGCATTTGCTCTTGTAACAAATGTTATTTTAAATTATGGATTTATATTTGGTAATTTAGGGCTTCCTGCATTAGGCGTAAAAGGAGCTGCTTTAGCAACTGTAATTGCAAGAATATGCGAATTAATTTTAATGCTTACTTATGTGTATTTTTATAAAAAAGACTATATATTAAAATTTGGGTTGAAAAATCTAAAGGCTATCGATAGGATTTTTATCAAATCTTTTTCATCAAAGAGTTTCCCTATATTTGTAAATGACTCTGCATGGGCAGTTGGAACTGTCCTATATTCTGTTGCTTATTCAAGAGCAGGTACATCTGCTATAGCAGCAAGTCAAATAGCAACTAGTACAGGTAACTTCTTTATAATGACTGCTGTATGTATTGCATCTGGTGCATCTATTATGCTTGGTAATGAACTTGGTGCTGACCATATCAAAAGAGCCATTGAATATGCTAAGAAATTTTCTATACTAGTGTTTTTAGCTGGTTTAATACTTGGAGTTATTTTAATTTTAAATATCCCATTATTATTAAAGATGTTCAGTGTTTCTGATAGCTTGTCTTCTGATATAACTAAAATATTTTTTATAATGGGTATACTAATGGCTCTAAAATCATTTAATACATTAATTATAATTGGTATTTTGAGAAGTGGTGGAGATACTAAATATGCTCTATTTTTAGAATTAGGATGTATGTGGTTAGCTTCACTTCCTTTAACTTTTATAGCTGCATTCAAAGGTGCACCTATATTCATCCTTGTTCTACTCACTTACAGTGAAGAAGTTGTAAAATTTATATTTGGGGTACCTAGAGCATTATCTAAAAAATGGGCTATTAACATAGTTAAGGAAATTGATTAA
- a CDS encoding cyclic nucleotide-binding domain-containing protein, which yields MKAEETSIYPIIKNNLNQVSIVEYKKGQRFVASDEDLQEVFFIIEGVALVECSTRGGNKFLVDIVPENEFIGKISYIYEHNLKCDIFAKTNIRLFRFKKDVFDELYLKRDFIELFHSKCTRRIYELYKTRMVRELFSCTEVIAYCILKKQEHSICKAKHIRNFSEIYSISRKSRYHSLLNLIEKGIIKKIDSTYEVLNYDKLHRLAFEVKEFLEDK from the coding sequence ATGAAAGCAGAAGAGACGAGCATATACCCAATTATTAAAAATAATTTAAATCAAGTATCCATTGTTGAATATAAAAAAGGGCAAAGATTTGTAGCATCAGATGAAGATTTGCAAGAAGTCTTTTTTATAATAGAGGGAGTTGCATTAGTAGAATGTTCCACTAGAGGAGGAAATAAATTTCTTGTTGATATTGTACCAGAAAATGAATTTATAGGTAAAATTAGTTATATATATGAACATAACTTGAAATGTGATATATTTGCAAAAACTAATATAAGATTATTTAGATTTAAAAAAGATGTATTTGATGAGTTATATCTTAAAAGAGATTTTATTGAATTATTTCACAGTAAATGTACAAGAAGAATATATGAGTTGTACAAAACTAGAATGGTAAGAGAATTATTTTCTTGTACGGAAGTTATTGCTTATTGTATCTTAAAAAAACAAGAGCATAGTATATGTAAAGCAAAGCATATTCGTAATTTTAGTGAAATTTATTCAATCAGTAGAAAAAGTAGATACCACTCCCTATTGAATTTAATTGAAAAGGGTATAATTAAAAAAATAGATAGCACATATGAAGTTTTGAATTATGATAAATTACATAGATTAGCCTTTGAAGTAAAGGAATTTTTAGAAGATAAATAG
- a CDS encoding sigma 54-interacting transcriptional regulator — protein sequence MKKSVALVNDSRKDLIDFLENNLKLVFGDYIKINRYFIDEINNDDIINDDVILVMSVERLDKIINNILDKKKVIVIRRTFKEDKVYDLLSLPQGTNALIVNDSDETTLETISLFYKIGVTNIRPVPYMNENNYKDIKIAITPGVPEKVPSSISDIFDLGHRYIDISTFIEIINLLQIDSKEIQSNLVKYSEEIISLDTGIKDKYKELFLKIEELDTILNLSKDGILFTSKDGVINTYNSKVKDILNIKEDIYGKYIQEVFIDSLKVLLNEKEILDKVIIFDKKYINVNKKNIYNKDEKMGTYYSLQEITYIKKLEQNLTKKLREKGQIAKYTFKDIKTNSPKMLECIDLAKKVSKSDLSILIRGESGTGKELIAQSIHNNSTRKNQPFIAVNCAAVPENLLESQLFGYDKGTFTGGLKEGKQGLFELANNGTIFLDEIGDMPLELQTKLLRVLQEKQIMPVGSHNIINIDVRIISATNKNLEQMIDNSRFREDLYYRLNTIPINIPPLRERKEDILIIMEDLINKKLFITPEAKELIQNYKWKGNIRELQNVTSYLNIMCDDIVLEKDLPPNLRTLDNKNSPLKLKYNKNDILNILELLILNKESDVGIGRGLILQRLLDKNIQITEGKIKKIFEYLKKEEFIICNSGRYGSKITQKGEIFYSKLKYETL from the coding sequence ATGAAAAAATCAGTAGCTTTGGTAAATGATAGCAGAAAAGATTTAATAGATTTTTTGGAAAATAACTTAAAGTTAGTTTTTGGAGATTACATAAAAATTAACAGATACTTTATAGATGAAATAAATAATGATGATATTATAAATGATGATGTAATATTGGTAATGTCTGTAGAAAGATTAGACAAAATTATAAATAATATATTAGACAAGAAAAAAGTTATTGTAATAAGAAGAACTTTTAAGGAAGATAAAGTATATGATTTATTATCCTTACCACAAGGTACAAATGCTTTAATTGTAAATGATTCTGATGAAACTACTTTAGAGACTATAAGCTTATTTTATAAGATTGGAGTAACTAATATTAGACCAGTTCCATATATGAACGAAAATAATTATAAAGATATAAAGATAGCTATAACTCCAGGAGTTCCAGAAAAAGTCCCTAGTTCTATCTCAGATATTTTTGATTTAGGTCATAGATATATAGATATTTCTACCTTTATAGAAATAATAAACTTATTACAAATCGACTCAAAAGAAATACAATCTAATCTGGTTAAATACTCAGAAGAAATAATAAGTTTAGACACAGGTATAAAAGATAAATATAAAGAACTGTTTTTAAAGATAGAAGAATTAGATACAATATTGAACTTATCAAAAGATGGAATATTATTTACTTCAAAAGATGGTGTAATAAATACATATAATAGTAAAGTAAAAGACATCTTAAACATAAAAGAGGATATCTATGGTAAATATATTCAAGAAGTGTTTATAGATAGTTTAAAGGTTTTATTAAATGAAAAAGAGATATTGGACAAGGTTATTATATTTGATAAAAAGTATATAAATGTAAATAAAAAAAACATATACAATAAAGATGAAAAAATGGGTACATATTACAGTTTACAAGAAATAACATACATAAAAAAGCTGGAACAAAATTTAACTAAAAAATTAAGAGAAAAAGGGCAAATAGCGAAATATACATTCAAAGATATAAAAACAAATAGCCCAAAGATGCTTGAATGCATAGATTTAGCTAAAAAAGTTTCTAAATCTGATTTAAGTATACTTATTAGAGGTGAAAGTGGAACTGGTAAAGAACTCATAGCCCAATCTATACACAATAATTCAACTAGAAAAAATCAGCCATTTATAGCAGTAAATTGCGCAGCTGTTCCTGAAAACTTACTAGAAAGTCAGTTATTTGGATATGATAAAGGTACTTTTACTGGGGGTCTAAAAGAAGGAAAACAGGGATTATTTGAATTAGCAAATAATGGAACTATATTCTTAGATGAAATTGGCGACATGCCCTTAGAACTACAAACAAAGCTACTTAGAGTTCTCCAAGAAAAACAAATAATGCCTGTTGGTTCTCATAATATAATTAACATAGATGTTAGAATCATATCGGCTACTAATAAAAACCTAGAACAAATGATTGATAATAGTAGATTTAGAGAGGATTTATATTATAGATTAAATACAATTCCAATAAATATACCTCCTTTAAGGGAGAGAAAAGAAGATATCTTAATTATTATGGAAGATTTAATTAATAAAAAGTTATTTATTACACCAGAGGCAAAAGAACTTATACAAAACTATAAATGGAAAGGTAATATAAGAGAACTCCAAAATGTAACATCTTACTTAAATATTATGTGTGATGATATTGTACTTGAAAAGGACTTACCTCCAAACTTAAGGACTTTAGATAATAAGAATTCCCCATTAAAACTAAAGTATAATAAAAATGATATTTTAAATATACTAGAATTGTTGATTTTAAATAAAGAATCAGATGTTGGTATTGGTAGAGGACTAATTTTGCAAAGATTACTAGATAAAAATATTCAAATTACTGAAGGTAAAATAAAAAAAATATTTGAATATCTAAAAAAAGAAGAATTTATAATTTGTAATTCGGGAAGATATGGAAGTAAAATAACTCAAAAAGGAGAAATCTTTTATAGTAAATTAAAGTATGAAACTCTATAA